One window of the Trifolium pratense cultivar HEN17-A07 linkage group LG2, ARS_RC_1.1, whole genome shotgun sequence genome contains the following:
- the LOC123905472 gene encoding uncharacterized protein LOC123905472 isoform X2, with protein sequence MASTPPPPDSHPQPSYSRERYLEAILLEADKLKNSEEAYQLVFSTALATSLWHDQNLGWPILEFEGRDALLEKALLFASDVSSKFRDCAIEEAKLLSSSIDPSIFEIVNNMKAFRTHDSFRGITLCLKKLLDFHCNEDLSEYDWPENMFGFDDNCIEDMMMNRKLSLETFIYCWTCLKKNMEALVNCLGSEFNGDSEIDRFVLSYLGVWNLDGTYVLLMPEAKWVEELADKSLKRNGSLVSVDFEDLVTSAGRIWIEEMSVFAMTCCDQLESIADFLYQKKYPSKALCFMTFLHIFEVIRFLKPYLRRLQHTEALTMYEQLRKRAVHVFYVLVNPLGWDTSMTKDMALARKSEACLVVATEYMREKIKGKNRLNESDMALVAQMVLSTPNLRKEVYINLQKKLKNNEVWYNFIGTYVEEVSELNQLLSLYEVVKHTKMCSKWKDQEERVMSYRQMYMIERLLTLTSLAKGTSYLTKSNLADLIVQYDEQSSLRLSSLGSIKANQLEDILMFFAKFLVEFTKNLNLFPVEDLCCLTLRAVVWACLLYLTFGGEHLDFLKCMLLDDNITSHLPSTFKKALEIRRKEDIIDVKMVARAFQKLNNPLMLIQSLRKEDNSVTILYADSDSDSTFDAGSSCFWDALQDCSSKISHIQKFLDRMLPLLSSSVQDPICIANQCQMREFTRLIGEMEQLHEEVKHSPCCMDLVVKISKTILLRRSRMTGILDQHILLCKKNDADEEEEWETETDEENEEVKNDYKYEGDFNTDDDEW encoded by the exons ATGGCTTCAACTCCACCTCCACCAGATTCTCATCCTCAGCCTTCTTATTCAA GGGAGCGTTATTTGGAGGCTATTTTACTTGAGGCTGATAAGCTGAAAAATTCTGAGGAAGCTTATCAACTTGTTTTTTCGACTGCACTTGCCACTTCTCTTTGGCATGATCAAAACTTGGGATGGCCTATATTGGAGTTTGAAGGGAGGGATGCGCTTCTGGAAAAAGCCTTGTTATTTGCAAGTGATGTGTCAAGCAAATTTCGTGATTGTGCAATTGAGGAAGCTAAGCTACTATCATCATCAATTGATCCCAGCATTTTTGAAATAGTGAATAATATGAAAGCTTTTCGCACGCATGATTCTTTTAGAGGGATAACACTGTGTTTGAAGAAACTTTTGGATTTTCATTGTAATGAAGATCTCTCTGAATACGATTGGCCGGAGAATATGTTTGGGTTTGATGATAATTGTATTGAAGACATGATGATGAATAGGAAGCTTTCTCTTGAGACATTTATTTACTGTTGGACATGTTTGAAGAAAAACATGGAGGCTTTAGTAAACTGTCTTGGCAGTGAGTTCAATGGTGACAGTGAGATTGACAGGTTTGTATTGAGCTACTTGGGTGTGTGGAATCTGGATGGCACTTATGTTCTGCTCATGCCTGAAGCCAAGTGGGTGGAGGAGCTGGCCGATAAAAGTCTAAAGAGAAATGGAAGTCTAGTCTCAGTTGACTTTGAAGATTTGGTTACTTCTGCTGGGAGaatttggattgaagaaatGTCAGTTTTTGCAATGACTTGTTGCGACCAACTTGAGAGCATTGCTGATTTTTTATATCAGAAAAAGtatccttctaaagctctttgCTTCATGACATTTCTGCACATATTTGAGGTGATTCGATTTCTCAAACCGTATCTGCGTAGGCTTCAACATACAGAAGCATTAACAATGTATGAGCAGCTTCGGAAACGCGCCGTTCATGTGTTTTATGTATTGGTCAATCCTTTGGGTTGGGATACATCGATGACCAAAGACATGGCTTTGGCAAGGAAAAGTGAAGCTTGTTTAGTGGTTGCCACAGAATATATGCGTGAAAAAATAAAGGGAAAAAATAGATTGAATGAAAGTGACATGGCACTTGTTGCCCAAATGGTGCTTTCCACTCCAAATTTGAGAAAAGAGGTTTATATAAAtcttcaaaagaaattaaaaaacaatgagGTATGGTATAATTTCATTGGAACATATGTAGAAGAGGTCAGTGAATTAAACCAATTGTTGTCACTTTATGAAGTGGTTAAGCATACCAAGATGTGTAGTAAGTGGAAGGATCAAGAAGAAAGAGTAATGTCTTATCGCCAAATGTACATGATTGAGAGGCTTCTAACCTTAACATCACTTGCCAAGGGTACAAGCTACCTTACTAAGTCAAATTTGGCAGACTTGATTGTTCAGTATGATGAACAATCAAGCTTAAGATTGAGTTCCTTGGGTAGTATAAAAGCTAATCAATTGGAGGACATACTCATGTTCTTTGCCAAATTTTTGGTTGAGTTTACTAAAAACTTAAATTTGTTCCCGGTTGAAGACTTATGTTGTCTTACTTTAAGAGCAGTTGTTTGGGCTTGTTTACTCTATCTTACCTTTGGAGGAGAACACTTAGATTTCTTGAAGTGTATGTTGCTGGATGACAATATAACTTCTCATTTGCCATCAACCTTTAAGAAAGCTTTGGAAATAAGAAGGAAAGAGGATATCATTGATGTAAAAATGGTTGCTAGAGCATTCCAAAAGCTTAACAATCCTTTGATGCTGATTCAAAGCTTAAGGAAAGAGGATAACTCAGTAACTATTTTATATGCTGATTCAGATTCAGATTCAACCTTTGATGCTGGTAGCTCTTGCTTTTGGGATGCTCTGCAGGACTGTTCTTCAAAGATCTCACATATTCAG AAATTTTTGGATCGAATGCTCCCATTGTTGTCTTCGTCTGTTCAAGACCCGATTTGCATAGCCAATCAATGTCAAATGCGGGAATTCACCCGGCTGATAGGTGAAATGGAGCAACTTCATGAAGAAGTTAAACATAG
- the LOC123905472 gene encoding uncharacterized protein LOC123905472 isoform X1, whose protein sequence is MLRLKNLFKKTRSSNHIYFILCKWERYLEAILLEADKLKNSEEAYQLVFSTALATSLWHDQNLGWPILEFEGRDALLEKALLFASDVSSKFRDCAIEEAKLLSSSIDPSIFEIVNNMKAFRTHDSFRGITLCLKKLLDFHCNEDLSEYDWPENMFGFDDNCIEDMMMNRKLSLETFIYCWTCLKKNMEALVNCLGSEFNGDSEIDRFVLSYLGVWNLDGTYVLLMPEAKWVEELADKSLKRNGSLVSVDFEDLVTSAGRIWIEEMSVFAMTCCDQLESIADFLYQKKYPSKALCFMTFLHIFEVIRFLKPYLRRLQHTEALTMYEQLRKRAVHVFYVLVNPLGWDTSMTKDMALARKSEACLVVATEYMREKIKGKNRLNESDMALVAQMVLSTPNLRKEVYINLQKKLKNNEVWYNFIGTYVEEVSELNQLLSLYEVVKHTKMCSKWKDQEERVMSYRQMYMIERLLTLTSLAKGTSYLTKSNLADLIVQYDEQSSLRLSSLGSIKANQLEDILMFFAKFLVEFTKNLNLFPVEDLCCLTLRAVVWACLLYLTFGGEHLDFLKCMLLDDNITSHLPSTFKKALEIRRKEDIIDVKMVARAFQKLNNPLMLIQSLRKEDNSVTILYADSDSDSTFDAGSSCFWDALQDCSSKISHIQKFLDRMLPLLSSSVQDPICIANQCQMREFTRLIGEMEQLHEEVKHSPCCMDLVVKISKTILLRRSRMTGILDQHILLCKKNDADEEEEWETETDEENEEVKNDYKYEGDFNTDDDEW, encoded by the exons ATGCTCCGTCTAAAAAATCTTTTCAAGAAAACCAGAAGTTCCAATCACATATACTTTATATTATGTAAAT GGGAGCGTTATTTGGAGGCTATTTTACTTGAGGCTGATAAGCTGAAAAATTCTGAGGAAGCTTATCAACTTGTTTTTTCGACTGCACTTGCCACTTCTCTTTGGCATGATCAAAACTTGGGATGGCCTATATTGGAGTTTGAAGGGAGGGATGCGCTTCTGGAAAAAGCCTTGTTATTTGCAAGTGATGTGTCAAGCAAATTTCGTGATTGTGCAATTGAGGAAGCTAAGCTACTATCATCATCAATTGATCCCAGCATTTTTGAAATAGTGAATAATATGAAAGCTTTTCGCACGCATGATTCTTTTAGAGGGATAACACTGTGTTTGAAGAAACTTTTGGATTTTCATTGTAATGAAGATCTCTCTGAATACGATTGGCCGGAGAATATGTTTGGGTTTGATGATAATTGTATTGAAGACATGATGATGAATAGGAAGCTTTCTCTTGAGACATTTATTTACTGTTGGACATGTTTGAAGAAAAACATGGAGGCTTTAGTAAACTGTCTTGGCAGTGAGTTCAATGGTGACAGTGAGATTGACAGGTTTGTATTGAGCTACTTGGGTGTGTGGAATCTGGATGGCACTTATGTTCTGCTCATGCCTGAAGCCAAGTGGGTGGAGGAGCTGGCCGATAAAAGTCTAAAGAGAAATGGAAGTCTAGTCTCAGTTGACTTTGAAGATTTGGTTACTTCTGCTGGGAGaatttggattgaagaaatGTCAGTTTTTGCAATGACTTGTTGCGACCAACTTGAGAGCATTGCTGATTTTTTATATCAGAAAAAGtatccttctaaagctctttgCTTCATGACATTTCTGCACATATTTGAGGTGATTCGATTTCTCAAACCGTATCTGCGTAGGCTTCAACATACAGAAGCATTAACAATGTATGAGCAGCTTCGGAAACGCGCCGTTCATGTGTTTTATGTATTGGTCAATCCTTTGGGTTGGGATACATCGATGACCAAAGACATGGCTTTGGCAAGGAAAAGTGAAGCTTGTTTAGTGGTTGCCACAGAATATATGCGTGAAAAAATAAAGGGAAAAAATAGATTGAATGAAAGTGACATGGCACTTGTTGCCCAAATGGTGCTTTCCACTCCAAATTTGAGAAAAGAGGTTTATATAAAtcttcaaaagaaattaaaaaacaatgagGTATGGTATAATTTCATTGGAACATATGTAGAAGAGGTCAGTGAATTAAACCAATTGTTGTCACTTTATGAAGTGGTTAAGCATACCAAGATGTGTAGTAAGTGGAAGGATCAAGAAGAAAGAGTAATGTCTTATCGCCAAATGTACATGATTGAGAGGCTTCTAACCTTAACATCACTTGCCAAGGGTACAAGCTACCTTACTAAGTCAAATTTGGCAGACTTGATTGTTCAGTATGATGAACAATCAAGCTTAAGATTGAGTTCCTTGGGTAGTATAAAAGCTAATCAATTGGAGGACATACTCATGTTCTTTGCCAAATTTTTGGTTGAGTTTACTAAAAACTTAAATTTGTTCCCGGTTGAAGACTTATGTTGTCTTACTTTAAGAGCAGTTGTTTGGGCTTGTTTACTCTATCTTACCTTTGGAGGAGAACACTTAGATTTCTTGAAGTGTATGTTGCTGGATGACAATATAACTTCTCATTTGCCATCAACCTTTAAGAAAGCTTTGGAAATAAGAAGGAAAGAGGATATCATTGATGTAAAAATGGTTGCTAGAGCATTCCAAAAGCTTAACAATCCTTTGATGCTGATTCAAAGCTTAAGGAAAGAGGATAACTCAGTAACTATTTTATATGCTGATTCAGATTCAGATTCAACCTTTGATGCTGGTAGCTCTTGCTTTTGGGATGCTCTGCAGGACTGTTCTTCAAAGATCTCACATATTCAG AAATTTTTGGATCGAATGCTCCCATTGTTGTCTTCGTCTGTTCAAGACCCGATTTGCATAGCCAATCAATGTCAAATGCGGGAATTCACCCGGCTGATAGGTGAAATGGAGCAACTTCATGAAGAAGTTAAACATAG
- the LOC123905475 gene encoding putative F-box protein At1g53550, giving the protein MQRKKDSIVSAKATNQRCNEAKGEVEGAESHELCPYFDNLPSHLAANILLQLPIKSLLVCRCVCKIWKTIISEPRFAKLHFERSPFSLMIRTHRFNLVSRTLHLLDCQPETYDFGSKNLVKLDCMTKLPLRDGKLFKEKREKIKNKSMHPFHADTLFFNKYSLGIRDDRRWRYYADCRISHDKFNIINSCNGLLCLSDPSTENPLAICNPVTGEFIRLPKATKAPFKLNTNGVRMKGHSGLGFQPKTNEYKVIKMRIRHVERAKEWVFERVILEVNTLGSPSWRNVEVDPRISILSLEYPTCVNGVFHWIKLDGQQRSILCFCFESERLQPFPSPPHVFENHNNEIHDNRRISMGELKGFIYICDLNFSLVTMWVMNEYGIEESWTKAYNIETSFNSRSYSFSWRHGFCWPVKPFEEGASIFLYHSRNCLIHCEPEKCEPEKYRRKVFQIRGACSALIDVIPHIPSLISLKDVVKGDNIEVLSIHSRYAEYKMSEENEVLFLAKWFTRDLVSKVETA; this is encoded by the exons ATGCAAAGAAAAAAGGATTCAATTGTCTCTGCAAAGGCTACTAACCAAAGATGCAATGAAGCAAAAGGGGAAGTTGAAGGGGCAGAAAGTCATGAACTTTGCCCTTATTTTGATAATCTTCCATCCCACCTCGCTGCCAACATTTTGCTTCAACTTCCCATAAAATCTCTTCTTGTTTGTAGATGTGTGTGCAAAATCTGGAAAACAATAATTTCAGAACCACGTTTTGCTAAATTGCACTTTGAGCGATCACCATTTAGTCTCATGATTCGGACCCATCGCTTCAATCTAGTGTCAAGAACCCTGCATCTTCTTGATTGTCAGCCTGAAACATATGATTTTGGAAGCAAAAATCTTGTTAAGCTTGACTGTATGACCAAGCTTCCACTTCGTGATGGCAAATTATTTAAGGAGAAAAGGGAAAAAATCAAGAATAAATCCATGCACCCATTTCATGctgatacattattttttaacaaatatagTCTTGGTATTCGGGATGATAGACGATGGCGTTATTATGCTGATTGCAGGATATCTCATGATaagtttaatattattaattcttGCAATGGTTTGCTTTGTTTGTCTGACCCATCTACCGAAAACCCTTTAGCGATTTGCAACCCAGTCACGGGGGAGTTCATAAGACTTCCTAAAGCTACTAAGGCTCCTTTCAAATTAAACACAAATGGAGTAAGAATGAAAGGACACTCTGGTCTAGGTTTCCAACctaaaactaatgaatataaGGTGATAAAAATGCGGATAAGACATGTTGAACGTGCCAAAGAATGGGTGTTTGAGCGTGTTATCCTTGAGGTAAACACACTTGGATCACCATCATGGAGGAATGTTGAAGTGGATCCTCGTATTTCTATTTTGAGCCTTGAGTATCCCACTTGTGTGAACGGCGTGTTTCATTGGATCAAACTTGATGGGCAGCAAAGGTCaatattatgtttttgttttgaaagtGAGAGGTTGCAGCCATTTCCTTCTCCTCCACATGTGTTCGAAAATCATAATAATGAAATTCATGATAACAGACGTATCAGCATGGGAGAGCTAAAGGGGTTTATTTACATTTGTGACTTGAATTTTTCCCTTGTTACAATGTGGGTTATGAATGAATATGGCATTGAAGAATCATGGACTAAGGCTTACAACATCGAGACTTCGTTCAATTCTCGGAGCTATTCTTTTTCATGGCGTCATGGTTTCTGCTGGCCGGTAAAACCCTTTGAAGAAGGTGCTTCCATATTTTTATATCATTCCCGCAATTGTTTAATTCACTGTGAACCTGAGAAATGTGAACCTGAGAAATATCGACGCAAGGTTTTTCAAATTCGTGGGGCTTGTTCAGCACTTATTGATGTAATTCCACATATTCCAAGTCTAATCTCACTTAAGGATGTCGTGAAAGGAGACAATATTGAGGTGCTGAGCATTCATTCAAG GTATGCTGAGTATAAAATGTCGGAAGAAAATGAAGTTCTTTTCTTGGCGAAATGGTTTACTCGAGACTTG GTGTCCAAAGTTGAAACGgcatga